The following are encoded in a window of Providencia rettgeri genomic DNA:
- the tssF gene encoding type VI secretion system baseplate subunit TssF yields MDDLTLRYYDAEMRYLREAAKEFAQAHPDRAAMLDLDKVGTPDPFVERLFEGFAFSMGQLRQKIDDDLPELTEGLVSLLWPHYLKTVPSLSIVELAPSIDNIKINSHVPAHFEVLSRPIGPQRTVCRYRTTRELKLTPINLTNVSLGTEPNGLSVIHLKFKCSELVDWRQIDLSALSFYLAGDIPTAYALHLAFTKQISATYLKLPQTTNRISLPLWFSPGGFAQDDHLWPKGGTTFSGYQLLLEYFTFRQKFLFVDLHGLGEVKFPAGTTEFELDIVLDSKWDNDLTLTTDNIKMHCVPVINLFNIEADPLTVNGLENEYLLQPKRLQDGYTEIYSVDTVQGILSNKVVHYVPFTSFRHRGGMLRHSAPTHYFHTRVKRGVTGLHNTWLILGGEDNDVEKLHENQTLSLQITGTNGQLPRKSLQSTLLDRTEETMQVPLRVRNLCKPTLPCYPPVEDRFHWRVLSHLGASFLNMMDNAEVLRGTLALYDWSDDDMNKRQLDAIVQVEHQLIERFEKGFLQRGIAINITLDSNGFNGEGDIHLFGELLNRFFELYTDVHLFNQLTLHILPTGQRLQWTENQAPQQLR; encoded by the coding sequence ATGGATGATTTGACCCTGCGTTATTACGATGCAGAAATGCGCTACCTACGTGAAGCCGCCAAAGAGTTTGCGCAAGCACACCCAGACAGAGCGGCAATGCTCGATTTAGACAAAGTGGGCACCCCTGACCCGTTTGTTGAAAGGTTGTTTGAAGGCTTTGCCTTCTCTATGGGGCAACTGCGCCAAAAAATTGATGATGACCTGCCAGAGCTTACCGAAGGGCTAGTAAGCTTATTATGGCCCCATTATCTTAAAACAGTTCCTTCACTCTCCATTGTTGAACTTGCTCCAAGTATTGATAACATCAAAATAAACAGTCACGTCCCTGCACATTTTGAAGTACTTTCACGCCCTATTGGTCCACAAAGAACTGTATGCCGCTATCGCACAACAAGAGAACTAAAATTAACCCCGATCAACCTAACCAATGTTAGTTTAGGTACTGAGCCAAACGGTCTTTCAGTGATCCATCTGAAATTTAAGTGCAGCGAATTGGTTGATTGGCGTCAAATAGATCTAAGTGCACTCTCATTTTACCTTGCTGGTGATATTCCTACTGCTTATGCCCTGCATCTTGCATTTACCAAGCAAATTAGTGCTACTTACTTAAAACTTCCTCAAACAACTAACCGCATCTCCTTGCCATTATGGTTTTCGCCAGGGGGGTTTGCACAAGACGACCACTTATGGCCAAAAGGCGGAACCACCTTTAGCGGTTATCAGCTGTTGTTGGAATATTTTACCTTTCGCCAAAAATTTTTATTTGTGGATTTACATGGCCTTGGCGAGGTGAAATTTCCGGCAGGCACCACTGAGTTCGAGTTGGATATTGTGCTGGATTCGAAATGGGACAATGATTTAACTTTAACCACTGACAATATCAAAATGCACTGCGTCCCAGTGATTAATCTGTTTAATATTGAAGCAGATCCTTTAACGGTCAATGGGTTAGAAAACGAATACCTTTTACAGCCTAAACGATTACAGGACGGTTATACCGAAATCTATTCTGTTGATACTGTACAGGGTATTCTCAGTAATAAAGTCGTTCATTATGTGCCTTTTACTAGTTTCCGTCACCGTGGTGGCATGCTACGCCACAGCGCTCCTACGCATTATTTTCACACCCGTGTGAAACGCGGCGTCACAGGACTGCACAACACATGGCTAATTTTAGGAGGGGAAGATAACGATGTAGAAAAGCTGCATGAAAACCAAACCCTTTCCCTACAAATAACTGGCACTAATGGCCAGTTACCGCGCAAATCATTACAAAGTACATTGTTAGATAGAACCGAAGAAACTATGCAAGTACCCCTTCGGGTGCGTAACCTCTGCAAACCTACATTACCTTGCTATCCGCCTGTTGAAGACCGTTTCCACTGGCGCGTACTCAGCCATCTTGGGGCAAGCTTCTTAAATATGATGGATAACGCAGAAGTGCTACGCGGCACCCTTGCCCTATATGATTGGAGTGATGATGATATGAATAAGCGCCAATTAGACGCTATTGTTCAGGTTGAACATCAGCTTATTGAGCGCTTCGAAAAAGGTTTTTTACAACGTGGAATCGCCATCAATATTACCCTTGATAGCAACGGGTTCAATGGTGAAGGTGATATTCACTTATTTGGTGAATTACTCAATCGGTTTTTTGAATTGTATACTGATGTACATTTATTTAACCAACTGACTCTCCACATTTTACCGACAGGACAACGCTTACAATGGACAGAAAACCAAGCGCCTCAGCAACTGCGGTAA
- the tssG gene encoding type VI secretion system baseplate subunit TssG produces MDRKPSASATAVIEALGEKLPAINFYRFCQLVAPSSLGSTQDPKTDPVRFRPHRGMGFPVTEIKGVDKDDSYRNSNTPSIRTTFLGLYGVTSPLPTAYLDDIAQHRDGTQALTDFLDIFNHRLTTQFYRIWRKYSYPATYEAGGKDETSQYLYGLIGLGIPGCAEHVQTPLSRFLALLGTMRLPNRTAEGVISLVQLLAPHTQVQIKPHDPRRIELASSTSLCCRQPISLRNKPVLGQYAFDVNSQILIHLYTQDLDEARNWLPDGNLHQDLMALLHVYLGARVNARLSLTLPRHLLPDAKLNTEPQHGAQLGRTAVMKKHASNQSTAPDITIGLGIYQRLQPCSSNQQHHEYANYRFQQ; encoded by the coding sequence ATGGACAGAAAACCAAGCGCCTCAGCAACTGCGGTAATCGAGGCATTAGGCGAAAAGCTACCCGCCATCAATTTTTACCGTTTTTGCCAATTAGTTGCACCTTCTTCGTTAGGCAGTACGCAAGATCCGAAAACTGACCCTGTGCGCTTTCGCCCGCACCGTGGTATGGGTTTCCCCGTTACGGAAATTAAGGGGGTTGACAAGGACGATAGCTATCGAAATAGCAACACCCCCAGTATTCGCACCACATTTTTAGGCTTGTATGGCGTGACCTCACCATTGCCAACTGCCTATTTGGATGATATCGCCCAACATCGTGATGGTACCCAAGCACTCACTGATTTTTTAGATATTTTTAACCATCGCCTTACCACACAGTTTTATCGTATTTGGCGCAAATACTCCTACCCTGCAACCTATGAAGCTGGCGGAAAAGATGAAACTTCACAATATCTATACGGGTTGATTGGGCTGGGGATCCCCGGTTGCGCCGAACACGTGCAAACGCCATTATCTCGCTTTTTAGCCTTATTAGGTACGATGCGTTTACCCAATCGTACTGCTGAAGGTGTGATTTCGTTGGTTCAATTGCTCGCGCCGCATACACAAGTGCAAATCAAGCCTCACGACCCTCGTAGGATTGAGTTAGCCTCAAGCACCTCGCTTTGTTGCCGGCAACCGATTTCATTACGTAATAAACCCGTGTTAGGTCAATATGCTTTTGATGTTAATAGCCAAATACTGATCCACCTATATACCCAAGATCTTGACGAAGCGCGAAATTGGTTACCAGATGGCAATTTGCACCAAGATCTGATGGCATTACTGCATGTCTACCTTGGCGCACGTGTAAATGCACGGTTGAGTTTGACGTTGCCCCGGCACTTATTGCCTGATGCGAAATTAAATACCGAGCCACAGCATGGTGCCCAATTGGGGCGTACCGCCGTCATGAAAAAACACGCATCAAACCAAAGTACCGCACCCGATATTACCATCGGTTTAGGCATTTATCAGCGCCTACAACCGTGCAGTTCAAACCAACAGCATCATGAATACGCCAATTATCGATTTCAACAATAA
- the tssJ gene encoding type VI secretion system lipoprotein TssJ, with amino-acid sequence MKNNLFLNSTAISLLLATALGLTGCGLTQMVSDGTSNVAKSIFYKQIKVVHLDFVARDALNTDDNGTPLSTVIRIYQLKNADSFNNSDYETLFDKDSEVLKGVLVAQKDIRIRPGESIAVNMPMEEGAEFVAIAAMFNNPDKITDDWRVVIPKKHLLPDDPRRLVLTEQSMTLNPLGDYKL; translated from the coding sequence ATGAAAAATAATCTTTTTTTAAACTCTACCGCTATTTCGCTTTTATTAGCTACAGCCTTAGGTTTAACAGGATGTGGGTTAACCCAAATGGTCAGTGATGGCACAAGTAACGTTGCAAAATCTATTTTTTATAAGCAAATCAAAGTCGTTCATTTAGATTTTGTGGCGCGTGATGCGTTGAATACAGATGACAATGGAACCCCGTTATCCACGGTTATCCGTATTTACCAATTAAAAAATGCCGATAGCTTTAATAACAGTGACTATGAAACGTTGTTTGATAAAGACAGCGAAGTTTTAAAAGGCGTGCTTGTAGCACAAAAAGACATCCGTATTCGTCCCGGTGAGTCCATCGCTGTCAATATGCCTATGGAAGAAGGTGCCGAATTCGTTGCCATCGCAGCCATGTTTAATAACCCAGATAAGATAACCGATGACTGGCGAGTGGTGATCCCGAAAAAACATCTACTACCTGATGACCCACGCAGATTAGTACTTACTGAGCAAAGTATGACCTTAAACCCATTGGGAGATTATAAACTATGA
- the tssE gene encoding type VI secretion system baseplate subunit TssE, with the protein MSQPSLYEMLTGYFSGGLPIDTVDANEQVIISVMENIRRILNSRAGSIKHLPDYGLPDMSKMIQGLPGTAHNIMEVLSTTLLKYEPRIKTLSLVLLPQETFGSLRYTLNVELHQQGLIRYGTEFVPDGRIVLHHLKKQFSQI; encoded by the coding sequence ATGAGCCAGCCGTCGCTATATGAAATGCTGACGGGATATTTTTCGGGTGGGCTACCCATTGATACAGTGGATGCCAATGAACAAGTTATTATTTCTGTCATGGAAAATATTCGGCGCATTTTAAATTCACGAGCCGGCAGTATCAAGCATTTACCCGATTATGGCTTGCCCGATATGAGTAAGATGATCCAAGGCCTCCCTGGTACTGCGCATAATATTATGGAGGTTTTATCCACCACGTTACTTAAGTATGAACCGCGTATTAAAACGCTTTCACTCGTACTATTGCCACAAGAAACCTTTGGTTCATTGCGTTATACCCTGAATGTAGAACTGCATCAGCAGGGGCTGATACGTTATGGCACTGAGTTTGTTCCTGACGGCCGTATTGTACTTCATCACTTAAAAAAACAATTTAGCCAAATTTAA
- a CDS encoding VasL domain-containing protein, whose translation MNSDLTTINVGGDPRTLSDFSALKDELNKRFHPARPDIDWARAHGLCLSLFSQNGADLQTASWFTLIRQHQIGMAGLSEGLVLLQRLLAQHWQTLWPLQTHARVEILSVLSQQLITGLRGNSPVYTDLPALYQAEAALSKIEQQLQTLELKHLTQLDRLHDLLTNQARNLESTDAPESGFMPSTPLHIPKTAPSTFHARTAAAPIAIKANATLSPKVEPTGKSKPLSFRRGVGIGFLAGILITGISSSAIFYSFSPWDGSHEMTKIFPHYAEFTPEIATLLDQQLQPSSAQSTEVSNEKLSVLDNYLVELGALSPIWAQQYGLNMVNYLADQYSGQANVSSFNDKWQQTIQTNALSQNQLNQWAQGMDQLNKLSVRLDSLDGKPRSYITGSELKTIIFNARQYFNQGIPLEEELRRLEALQAQGTVAESEYQRIDNHFKQLLNRYALLRHPQEGQTK comes from the coding sequence ATGAATTCTGATTTAACAACCATAAATGTGGGGGGAGACCCGCGAACATTAAGCGATTTTTCCGCCTTAAAAGACGAACTAAACAAACGTTTCCACCCTGCTCGGCCAGATATTGATTGGGCAAGAGCTCATGGATTATGCCTTTCGTTATTTAGCCAAAACGGTGCCGACCTACAAACCGCCTCATGGTTTACACTAATCCGTCAGCACCAAATAGGCATGGCGGGACTCAGTGAGGGGTTAGTGTTATTACAACGATTACTAGCTCAACACTGGCAGACCTTATGGCCGCTACAAACCCATGCACGCGTCGAAATTTTATCGGTTTTAAGCCAACAGTTAATTACTGGGTTACGGGGAAATTCCCCTGTTTACACCGATTTACCCGCGTTATACCAAGCAGAAGCCGCCTTAAGTAAGATTGAGCAACAGTTGCAAACATTAGAGTTAAAGCATCTTACTCAACTCGATAGGCTACACGATTTACTCACCAACCAAGCTCGCAATTTAGAGAGTACCGATGCTCCCGAAAGCGGCTTTATGCCGTCCACGCCGTTACATATCCCAAAAACAGCGCCTTCAACATTCCACGCACGTACCGCAGCAGCGCCCATTGCGATAAAAGCAAATGCGACCTTATCACCAAAGGTTGAACCTACGGGTAAATCGAAGCCCCTCTCATTTCGCCGTGGTGTTGGTATCGGTTTTCTTGCCGGTATACTAATAACGGGTATTTCATCCTCTGCTATTTTTTACTCCTTTTCGCCATGGGATGGCTCACACGAAATGACGAAAATTTTCCCCCACTATGCCGAATTTACCCCCGAGATTGCCACATTGTTGGATCAACAACTGCAACCAAGTTCCGCCCAGTCCACTGAGGTTTCTAACGAAAAACTCAGTGTACTTGATAACTATCTGGTGGAGTTAGGGGCACTTTCCCCTATTTGGGCGCAGCAGTACGGCTTAAATATGGTAAATTACTTAGCGGATCAATATAGTGGGCAAGCCAATGTCAGCTCTTTCAATGACAAATGGCAACAGACGATTCAGACTAACGCTTTGTCCCAAAATCAATTAAATCAATGGGCTCAAGGAATGGATCAACTCAATAAGTTGAGTGTTCGCCTCGATAGCTTAGACGGTAAACCACGCAGCTACATTACGGGCTCTGAGCTCAAAACAATTATTTTTAACGCAAGGCAGTATTTTAACCAAGGTATACCTTTAGAAGAGGAGTTACGGCGTTTAGAGGCGTTACAAGCTCAAGGTACTGTGGCAGAGTCTGAGTATCAACGTATTGATAATCATTTCAAACAATTACTTAATCGCTACGCGCTTTTGCGCCACCCGCAAGAGGGGCAAACAAAGTAA
- a CDS encoding LysR family transcriptional regulator → MDIRSLRYFVEVVQLNGFSRAAEQLFVTQPAISRSIKKLEDELGYSVLIREKEGVRLTDEGIILLTHAKQILAQFKSMEQALKEKSGALTGVLPVGLPPVIASTYFADIIMAFSQRYPQVELKILELGTRKMRDAMLNGEVETAAVMLPFDDERFDLHVFSTDRLMLLVNEQHPLAKRDHVKFIELVKQPFIFFSDDFLINELVVSACGIYGYKPVISGRSSHLDLVTGLVRAGVGITLLPDSMWHNTSSDGLAIIPVVEPTLTYDLALATLKCHQKSRRAQAWHNLAITMLNISKS, encoded by the coding sequence ATGGATATTCGTTCGTTACGCTATTTTGTTGAGGTTGTTCAACTCAATGGGTTTAGTCGCGCCGCTGAACAACTGTTTGTCACCCAGCCTGCGATTAGCCGCAGTATTAAAAAACTAGAAGATGAATTGGGCTATAGCGTGTTAATCAGGGAGAAGGAAGGGGTTAGACTGACCGATGAAGGGATCATTTTGTTAACCCATGCTAAACAAATTCTGGCTCAATTTAAGAGCATGGAACAAGCATTAAAAGAAAAATCTGGGGCATTAACGGGGGTTTTACCCGTTGGCTTACCCCCAGTGATTGCGTCGACCTATTTTGCCGATATCATCATGGCGTTTAGCCAGCGTTACCCCCAAGTGGAGTTAAAAATCCTTGAGTTGGGCACACGTAAAATGCGCGATGCTATGTTAAACGGTGAGGTAGAAACCGCAGCAGTTATGCTTCCTTTTGATGACGAACGTTTTGACTTACACGTGTTTTCGACCGATCGGCTGATGTTATTGGTCAATGAGCAACATCCTTTAGCAAAACGAGATCACGTGAAGTTTATTGAATTAGTTAAACAGCCATTTATCTTCTTTTCTGATGATTTTCTTATTAATGAGCTTGTGGTAAGTGCTTGTGGAATTTATGGCTATAAACCCGTGATCTCAGGGCGTAGCAGCCATTTGGATTTAGTTACGGGGCTGGTTAGGGCGGGGGTCGGGATCACGTTGCTCCCAGATAGTATGTGGCATAACACCAGCTCAGATGGTTTAGCTATTATTCCCGTTGTTGAACCGACCCTGACATATGATTTAGCACTAGCGACCTTGAAGTGTCATCAAAAAAGTCGTCGTGCGCAAGCTTGGCATAACCTAGCTATAACCATGCTAAATATCAGCAAATCATAG
- a CDS encoding alpha-keto acid decarboxylase family protein, whose product MNLTVIEYVLSRLQEIGINDVFGVAGDYAFPIEDAVCENKSMRWIGNCNELNAAYAADGYARIKGAAALSTTFGVGELSALNGIAGAYAEHLPIFHLVGMPPSGVQKNHRLVHHTLGNGDFDVFYQMGQHLSCAHGIFTPENCIAETERLITAALQERRPVYLGFPSDYAVMPVTADKNSSKPIIPQSNSKSLSAALAAILAKLNSSTQTCFVPGILAARLGLAQQVQTLIDKTGSPYTTMFMDKGVLSESNPTYIGLYNGHLMNPKVAEFVESCDCLIGIGAVLTDFNSGSFTAKINSENCINILSDRVIVGSAVYPQVYMKDVLNQLVAHVPALNHPTIRAEGLGSPIQGEQDSITAEYLYPRLENMFREDDIIIAETGTASMGLGFALLPKNAQFHNQTLWGAIGWATPAAFGAAIAAPNRRVILVTGEGSHQLTAQEISQFARFGLKPIIFVLNNDGYLIERLLCKNPEAYFNDIPQWNYAQLPHALGCENWYCQRVSRCDELDTAINIAQSSDRAAYIEVVMDRYASSELARKLGESVSSLYSF is encoded by the coding sequence ATGAACCTCACCGTTATTGAATATGTTTTGAGTCGTCTACAAGAAATCGGTATCAACGATGTTTTTGGCGTTGCAGGGGATTATGCCTTTCCGATTGAAGATGCGGTCTGTGAAAATAAGTCGATGCGCTGGATTGGTAATTGTAATGAACTTAATGCCGCCTATGCCGCCGATGGTTACGCTCGCATAAAAGGTGCAGCCGCACTCTCTACCACTTTTGGGGTTGGCGAACTAAGTGCCTTAAATGGGATCGCTGGCGCTTATGCTGAACACTTACCTATTTTCCACTTAGTGGGCATGCCACCCAGTGGAGTACAGAAAAATCATCGATTAGTTCACCATACATTAGGCAATGGTGATTTTGATGTGTTTTACCAAATGGGCCAACATTTAAGCTGTGCTCACGGGATTTTTACCCCTGAGAACTGTATTGCGGAAACCGAGCGTTTGATCACAGCCGCCTTACAAGAACGTCGCCCTGTCTATTTGGGTTTCCCTTCAGATTATGCCGTTATGCCTGTTACCGCAGATAAAAATTCTAGCAAGCCAATTATTCCTCAAAGTAATAGTAAATCACTATCCGCTGCGCTAGCCGCTATCTTAGCGAAGTTAAATTCCTCAACACAAACCTGTTTTGTTCCGGGGATACTCGCTGCCCGTTTAGGTCTTGCACAACAAGTCCAAACCCTGATTGATAAAACAGGCTCCCCCTACACAACAATGTTTATGGATAAGGGCGTCTTGAGCGAATCTAATCCAACTTATATTGGGCTGTATAATGGGCACTTAATGAACCCTAAAGTCGCCGAGTTTGTCGAAAGTTGTGATTGCTTAATTGGTATTGGCGCAGTATTAACAGACTTTAACTCTGGCAGTTTTACCGCCAAAATAAACAGTGAAAACTGTATTAACATTCTGTCAGACCGTGTTATTGTCGGCTCCGCTGTGTATCCCCAAGTGTATATGAAAGACGTGCTTAATCAGTTGGTTGCTCATGTGCCAGCGTTAAATCATCCGACCATCCGAGCCGAAGGGCTAGGCTCTCCCATTCAAGGCGAGCAGGATAGCATTACTGCCGAATACCTTTATCCACGCCTCGAAAACATGTTCCGTGAAGATGATATCATCATTGCGGAGACGGGGACGGCATCAATGGGATTAGGTTTTGCTTTATTACCCAAAAACGCCCAGTTTCATAACCAAACTTTGTGGGGAGCAATTGGCTGGGCGACCCCTGCGGCTTTTGGTGCGGCAATTGCTGCCCCCAATCGCCGCGTCATCCTCGTGACGGGTGAAGGTTCACACCAATTAACAGCGCAAGAAATCAGCCAATTTGCTCGATTTGGCTTAAAACCGATTATTTTTGTCCTTAATAATGATGGTTATTTAATCGAAAGGTTACTTTGCAAAAATCCTGAAGCCTATTTCAACGATATACCTCAGTGGAATTACGCTCAGTTACCCCACGCATTAGGCTGCGAAAATTGGTATTGCCAGCGAGTCAGTCGTTGTGATGAACTTGATACCGCAATTAATATCGCACAGTCATCTGATCGTGCGGCTTATATTGAGGTGGTCATGGACAGATATGCATCATCTGAATTGGCGAGAAAATTGGGTGAGTCTGTGAGTTCATTATATTCATTTTAG
- a CDS encoding Gfo/Idh/MocA family protein: MKLALIGSGKIIMMALDALKTIQGIELVALCVRPESEEKGAALCQQFAIAKLYTDYQTLLQDDEVDTVYIGLPNHLHYQYTQQALMADKHVICEKPFTPHWAQLQKLIALSQKRNLFLFEAITSIHTPEFAIIQQNIDKIGEIKAIQGNYSQYSSRYNDYLQGRVHGAFDPKQAGGALYDINLYNIYLLVALMGKPENSQYICNKGFNGIDTSGIFTAQYATATASCMGAKDSASPGFFIIQGTKGYIQVHGAPSLCQKVEVCIDGKTSTVIRDESINHMVYEFAYFRDQIASQKHQQSSELLELALNVSQVLTQGRENVGLVFE; the protein is encoded by the coding sequence ATGAAACTTGCACTCATTGGTTCAGGCAAAATAATTATGATGGCTCTCGATGCATTGAAAACAATCCAAGGGATTGAGTTAGTTGCACTGTGTGTCAGGCCAGAAAGTGAAGAAAAAGGTGCAGCACTTTGCCAGCAATTTGCTATTGCGAAACTTTACACGGATTATCAAACATTATTGCAGGATGATGAAGTTGACACAGTCTATATTGGGCTGCCAAATCATTTGCATTATCAGTATACCCAGCAAGCATTGATGGCCGATAAACACGTTATTTGCGAAAAACCGTTTACGCCACATTGGGCGCAACTGCAAAAATTAATTGCCTTATCACAAAAAAGGAATCTTTTTTTATTTGAAGCAATTACATCAATTCATACACCTGAATTTGCAATCATTCAGCAGAATATCGACAAAATTGGTGAAATAAAAGCCATCCAAGGTAACTATTCGCAATATTCAAGTCGCTATAATGATTACTTGCAAGGGCGCGTTCATGGTGCGTTTGATCCAAAACAGGCGGGGGGAGCGCTATACGATATTAACCTCTATAACATTTATTTATTGGTTGCATTAATGGGGAAACCTGAAAATAGCCAGTATATATGTAATAAAGGGTTCAATGGCATTGATACTTCAGGGATATTCACCGCTCAGTATGCGACTGCAACAGCCTCTTGCATGGGGGCAAAAGATTCCGCCAGCCCCGGTTTCTTTATTATTCAAGGAACAAAAGGTTATATTCAAGTGCATGGCGCACCAAGCCTTTGCCAAAAAGTCGAAGTGTGTATTGACGGGAAAACCTCCACGGTGATCCGTGATGAGTCTATCAACCATATGGTGTATGAATTTGCCTATTTTCGCGATCAAATTGCTTCGCAAAAACATCAGCAAAGTAGTGAATTATTAGAACTTGCGTTAAATGTGTCTCAAGTACTCACTCAAGGTCGAGAAAATGTAGGGCTAGTTTTTGAATAA
- a CDS encoding DMT family transporter — MDVVVFALNQYQFNIEEIPIIAFVGGIMGAFFVVINSYILPSLGVMLTSVFTICGQMVSSLIIDVFNGMQNQNTFLQLIAVVLIILGVVINFNQKVK, encoded by the coding sequence ATGGATGTCGTTGTATTCGCCCTAAATCAATATCAATTTAATATTGAAGAAATACCTATAATTGCGTTTGTTGGAGGGATAATGGGGGCATTTTTTGTCGTCATCAACAGCTACATTTTACCATCATTAGGGGTAATGCTAACGTCTGTATTCACAATTTGCGGTCAAATGGTATCAAGCTTAATAATTGATGTGTTCAATGGGATGCAAAACCAAAATACTTTTTTGCAATTAATCGCTGTTGTTTTAATTATTTTAGGTGTGGTAATAAACTTTAATCAAAAGGTTAAATAA
- a CDS encoding ABC transporter substrate-binding protein translates to MIGRFINKYCLLGLFSMFCAAASFAAPITVTDIAGREVTVNAPVSRVMLADSRVLVALNILHPQSPLKGIIAWDDALIKKAPDLSAAYSKKFPELSKIPVFPNPYTTDFSVEKALVAQPDLLIFDIGLKSKLSESGTLSLLEKSGLPVIFIDFRQYPLKNTMPSMALLGKVFGEEQQAEAFNQFYQQKLDLIRSKVATLDKSQRPSVFIERAAGISGEDYCCKTFGNGNFGEFVEAAGGNNLGSQWFSSGMGGEINEEQLIHSDPDYYLMTAADWDSTRKGSASVPLGYTGDKTKSQARLAKLMARPKLHSLTAYKNKQVLALYQQYYDTPFNIIAVEAIAKFLHPNLFTELDPQADSDYLHKTFTALEGDGVFWVKAE, encoded by the coding sequence ATGATAGGTCGATTTATCAATAAATATTGCTTATTGGGGTTATTCAGTATGTTCTGTGCAGCGGCAAGTTTCGCTGCTCCCATCACAGTGACCGATATTGCAGGCCGTGAAGTCACCGTCAATGCGCCGGTTTCACGGGTGATGCTAGCCGACAGCCGTGTGCTGGTGGCATTAAATATTTTACATCCACAAAGTCCATTAAAAGGCATCATTGCTTGGGATGACGCGCTGATTAAAAAAGCACCTGATTTAAGTGCGGCATACAGCAAAAAGTTTCCTGAACTGAGCAAAATTCCAGTTTTTCCAAACCCTTACACAACGGATTTCAGTGTCGAAAAAGCCTTGGTGGCTCAACCAGACTTATTGATTTTTGATATCGGTTTAAAAAGTAAACTTTCGGAAAGTGGCACGTTATCGTTATTGGAAAAAAGTGGTCTACCCGTTATTTTTATCGATTTTCGCCAATACCCGTTAAAAAACACCATGCCGAGTATGGCGTTATTAGGTAAAGTGTTTGGTGAAGAGCAACAAGCTGAAGCCTTTAATCAGTTTTATCAACAAAAACTGGATTTGATCCGCAGTAAGGTGGCTACCCTTGATAAAAGCCAGCGCCCGAGCGTATTTATCGAAAGAGCCGCAGGGATTTCGGGGGAAGATTACTGCTGTAAAACCTTTGGAAACGGTAACTTTGGTGAGTTTGTTGAAGCAGCAGGGGGCAATAACCTTGGTTCACAGTGGTTCAGTAGCGGAATGGGCGGTGAAATTAACGAAGAGCAGCTAATTCACAGCGATCCTGACTACTATTTGATGACAGCTGCCGATTGGGATAGTACGCGAAAAGGCAGCGCATCAGTACCTTTAGGCTATACGGGCGATAAAACTAAATCGCAAGCAAGGTTAGCAAAGTTGATGGCGCGCCCAAAACTGCATTCATTAACCGCATATAAAAATAAGCAGGTTTTAGCACTATACCAGCAATATTACGATACTCCGTTCAATATTATTGCGGTAGAAGCGATCGCCAAATTCCTTCATCCAAATTTATTTACGGAACTTGACCCACAAGCGGATAGCGATTATCTGCATAAGACCTTCACCGCATTAGAGGGGGATGGTGTATTTTGGGTGAAAGCGGAATAG